Proteins encoded together in one Campylobacter concisus window:
- the aroA gene encoding 3-phosphoshikimate 1-carboxyvinyltransferase, producing MRIYPLEKSLNLTIDDIAADKSISHRCAMFSLLSDKPSRVRNYLRAGDTLNTLKIVELLGAKIEDNGAEITITPPQKIKEPNEILECGNSGTAMRLFMGLLAAQEGFFVLSGDKYLNSRPMARIAKPLNDMGAKIDGANNANNAPLCIRGTKFERFSFESKIASAQVKSALLLAALYSNGCKFSEPELSRDHTERMLAGMGADIKRDGLEITLEPMKGPLAPLDIDVPNDPSSAFFFAVAALIIPNSHIILKNILLNKTRIEAYRVLEKMGAEIKFHKTSSKYEDIGDIEVRYSPNLKGVEVSENISWLIDEAPALAIAFACAKGQSKLTNAKELRVKESDRIAVTINALKQCGVDASELEDGFIINGSEAKFATIDSHGDHRIAMSFAILGLKCGMQIEKSEFIATSFPNFAEILKKMGARVEDRAC from the coding sequence ATGAGAATTTATCCACTAGAAAAAAGTCTAAATTTAACCATCGATGACATCGCAGCTGATAAGTCTATCTCGCATAGATGCGCGATGTTTTCGCTTTTAAGTGACAAGCCATCTCGCGTTAGAAACTACCTAAGAGCAGGTGACACGTTAAATACCTTAAAAATAGTCGAGCTCCTTGGCGCAAAGATCGAAGATAACGGAGCTGAGATAACGATCACTCCGCCACAAAAGATAAAAGAGCCAAATGAAATTTTGGAGTGTGGCAACTCAGGCACGGCGATGAGGCTTTTTATGGGGCTATTAGCCGCGCAGGAGGGCTTTTTCGTGCTAAGTGGCGATAAATACTTAAATTCTCGTCCGATGGCAAGGATAGCAAAGCCTCTAAATGATATGGGTGCAAAGATAGATGGCGCAAACAACGCAAACAACGCTCCTCTTTGCATAAGAGGGACTAAATTTGAAAGATTTAGTTTTGAGAGCAAGATCGCCTCAGCTCAGGTAAAAAGCGCGCTTTTACTGGCAGCACTTTATTCAAATGGTTGCAAATTTAGCGAGCCAGAGCTAAGCAGAGACCACACTGAGCGCATGCTTGCTGGCATGGGGGCTGATATAAAGCGTGACGGCCTAGAGATCACTCTAGAGCCGATGAAAGGCCCACTTGCGCCACTTGATATAGATGTGCCAAACGACCCAAGCTCGGCATTTTTCTTCGCAGTCGCAGCTTTAATCATCCCAAATTCGCATATCATTTTAAAAAATATCTTGTTAAATAAAACTCGCATCGAAGCTTACAGAGTTTTAGAAAAAATGGGCGCTGAGATAAAATTTCACAAAACTTCAAGCAAATATGAAGATATCGGCGATATTGAGGTTAGATACTCGCCAAATTTAAAAGGTGTAGAGGTTAGCGAAAATATCTCGTGGCTCATCGACGAAGCCCCAGCTTTAGCCATCGCATTTGCCTGCGCTAAGGGTCAAAGCAAGCTAACAAATGCAAAAGAGCTTCGCGTAAAAGAGAGCGACAGGATAGCTGTCACGATAAATGCGCTAAAGCAGTGCGGTGTCGATGCTAGCGAGCTTGAAGATGGCTTTATCATAAATGGCTCTGAGGCTAAATTTGCTACAATAGATAGCCACGGAGATCACAGGATCGCCATGAGCTTTGCCATACTTGGACTAAAATGTGGCATGCAGATAGAAAAGAGCGAATTTATCGCTACTTCGTTTCCAAATTTTGCTGAAATTTTAAAGAAAATGGGAGCTAGAGTTGAAGATCGAGCTTGCTAG
- the pheT gene encoding phenylalanine--tRNA ligase subunit beta, which yields MIISKHWLNEWIDLSEVSGETLSKTLNSIGLEVDSYKEINLPKSIVVGYVKSREKHPDADKLSVCQVDVGSETLQIVCGAKNVEAGQFVPVALIGTTMPNGLEIKKAKLRGIESCGMICSSTELGLPKTNDGILPLDESIGKLKLGTSLGEFEAFKDVIIEVDVTANRGDCQNLHGIAREICTALDLNMKDSHENEDSENLLGIGRIASVRTEDKVNGSFLYKAFELKNALSENLLTRLRLALIDCQKTNLVERLLEYATFCTGVLFRVYDHAKLVGEGEKAVFDIKNGENGECVVFCEDKNLGVAGIYQSDEARVDEGSKVILVEASYVKPDVVSKAIFENKNLPKGDQVYRSSRGSEPNLAYGADYLFKRLASFKDSLSLFAGSQQSLLNTEPITLSISLGELKNMIGQEVARNDVVKILKKLGFEIAVNVEQESFNVKVPLFRHDIVNSHDICEEIVRIIGIDNIASTPLNFSEKNRLNKTYFDYKNALNLRRRAADNGFFESVHYVFDSLDELSELNFKPCKIKILNPINNELNTLRPALVNHLLSSSEKNIKNSKRSVRLFELGEVFDENANQGLNLGFVVSGLLKEPTLINGAKGEEANFYAFAAMVQNVIGKFELKPCHGISYLSPYEQAHIYQNGEKIGYIGRVDARVEAKRDLPKTYVCEIDFAKLKFEPILAVPYSKFQSTTRDLSLIVPENFEAGRIYECIRGLNLKELKEFLPVDIYKDAKLNGAISLSLKFTFQDMEKTLEDDDINALMDKILSELKEKLNIGIR from the coding sequence ATGATAATTTCAAAGCATTGGTTAAACGAGTGGATCGACCTTAGCGAGGTTAGCGGCGAGACACTTTCAAAGACATTAAATTCAATCGGTTTAGAAGTTGATAGCTATAAAGAGATAAATTTACCAAAGAGCATCGTAGTTGGCTATGTAAAAAGTAGAGAAAAGCACCCAGACGCCGATAAGCTAAGCGTTTGTCAGGTTGATGTTGGCAGCGAAACGCTTCAGATCGTGTGTGGGGCTAAAAACGTCGAGGCTGGTCAGTTTGTGCCAGTCGCGCTCATTGGCACTACGATGCCAAATGGCCTTGAGATCAAAAAGGCAAAGCTGCGAGGCATCGAATCATGCGGTATGATCTGCTCTTCAACTGAGCTAGGGCTACCTAAGACAAATGACGGCATCTTGCCACTTGATGAGAGTATCGGCAAGCTAAAACTTGGCACAAGCCTTGGTGAATTTGAAGCGTTCAAAGATGTGATCATCGAGGTTGATGTCACAGCAAATAGGGGCGACTGCCAAAATTTACACGGCATCGCAAGAGAAATTTGCACCGCACTTGATCTAAATATGAAAGATAGCCACGAAAATGAAGACAGTGAAAATTTACTAGGCATCGGCAGGATCGCATCTGTGCGAACTGAAGATAAGGTAAATGGCTCGTTTTTGTATAAAGCATTTGAGCTAAAAAATGCATTAAGTGAAAATTTATTAACTCGCTTGAGACTAGCTCTAATTGATTGTCAAAAGACAAATTTAGTAGAAAGACTACTTGAATACGCGACATTTTGCACGGGCGTTCTATTTAGAGTTTATGATCACGCTAAGCTTGTGGGCGAGGGCGAAAAAGCAGTTTTTGACATCAAAAATGGCGAAAATGGCGAGTGCGTGGTCTTTTGTGAGGATAAAAATTTAGGTGTTGCTGGAATTTACCAAAGCGATGAGGCTAGGGTCGATGAGGGCTCAAAGGTGATCTTGGTAGAGGCTAGCTACGTAAAACCAGATGTTGTCTCAAAAGCCATTTTTGAAAATAAAAATTTACCAAAAGGCGATCAAGTTTATCGCTCAAGCCGTGGCAGCGAGCCAAATTTAGCTTATGGGGCGGACTATCTTTTTAAAAGGCTAGCTAGCTTTAAAGATAGTCTAAGTCTTTTTGCAGGATCACAACAATCACTTCTAAACACCGAGCCTATCACGCTTAGCATCTCACTTGGTGAGCTTAAAAATATGATCGGTCAAGAGGTTGCAAGAAACGATGTCGTTAAAATTTTAAAGAAACTTGGCTTTGAGATCGCGGTAAATGTCGAGCAAGAGAGCTTTAATGTAAAAGTGCCGTTATTTCGCCATGACATCGTAAATTCTCATGATATCTGCGAGGAGATCGTAAGGATAATAGGCATCGACAATATCGCCTCAACGCCGCTAAATTTCTCTGAGAAAAATAGGCTAAATAAGACATATTTTGACTATAAAAATGCTTTAAATTTAAGGCGCCGTGCAGCTGATAATGGCTTTTTTGAAAGCGTGCACTACGTATTTGACAGCCTTGATGAGCTAAGTGAGCTAAATTTCAAGCCTTGCAAGATCAAGATACTAAATCCTATAAACAACGAGCTAAACACGCTTAGACCGGCACTTGTTAATCACCTTCTAAGCTCAAGCGAGAAAAACATCAAAAACTCAAAACGCTCAGTTAGACTTTTTGAGCTTGGCGAAGTCTTTGACGAAAATGCAAACCAAGGCTTAAATTTAGGCTTTGTCGTATCTGGACTTTTAAAAGAGCCGACACTGATAAATGGCGCAAAGGGCGAGGAGGCAAATTTCTACGCATTTGCAGCGATGGTGCAAAATGTCATAGGCAAATTTGAGCTAAAACCTTGCCATGGCATTTCATATCTTAGCCCATACGAGCAGGCACACATCTATCAAAACGGCGAAAAGATCGGCTATATCGGCAGAGTTGATGCAAGAGTAGAGGCAAAAAGGGATCTGCCTAAAACTTATGTTTGTGAGATTGATTTTGCAAAGCTTAAATTTGAGCCGATCCTAGCAGTGCCTTACTCAAAATTCCAAAGCACTACAAGGGATCTTAGCCTTATCGTGCCTGAAAATTTCGAAGCTGGACGAATTTATGAGTGCATAAGAGGGCTAAATTTAAAAGAGCTAAAAGAGTTCTTGCCAGTTGATATCTATAAAGATGCAAAACTAAACGGCGCGATTAGCCTTAGCCTTAAATTTACATTCCAAGATATGGAAAAAACGCTCGAAGATGACGATATAAACGCACTTATGGATAAAATTTTAAGCGAGCTAAAAGAGAAACTAAATATCGGAATAAGATGA
- the pheS gene encoding phenylalanine--tRNA ligase subunit alpha: MQDFINKIKNEISTLDDLEKVRVEIFGKKGILAQGFAKLKELGEDEKKEFAANLNKQRDELSALIEAKKAELSEQEIDNKMKKEAADITLFNEPVASGALHPVMATMDKIIEYFLALNFSLETGPLIEDDFHNFEALNLPKYHPARDMQDTFYLDDFRLLRTHTSPVQVRTMLNQKPPIRMIAPGTVFRRDMDLTHTPMFHQVEGLVVEDAEKVSFANLKSMLEGFLKHMFGDVEVRFRPSFFPFTEPSAEVDISCIFCHGKGCRVCKQTTWLEVLGCGVVDPNVFKAVGYKNVSGYAFGLGVERFAMLLHRVPDLRSLFEGDLRLLEQFK, from the coding sequence ATTTCAACTCTTGATGATCTGGAGAAGGTCAGGGTAGAAATTTTTGGCAAAAAGGGCATCTTGGCGCAAGGCTTTGCAAAGCTAAAAGAGCTTGGCGAGGATGAGAAAAAGGAATTTGCAGCAAATTTAAACAAGCAAAGAGATGAGCTAAGCGCGCTAATAGAAGCCAAAAAGGCCGAGCTTAGCGAGCAAGAGATAGATAATAAGATGAAAAAAGAGGCCGCTGATATCACGCTCTTTAACGAGCCTGTTGCTAGCGGGGCGCTGCATCCTGTGATGGCCACGATGGATAAGATAATTGAGTATTTTTTAGCTCTAAATTTCTCGCTCGAGACTGGGCCGCTTATAGAAGATGATTTTCACAACTTTGAGGCGCTAAATTTACCAAAATACCACCCAGCAAGGGATATGCAAGATACGTTTTACCTAGATGATTTTAGACTTTTAAGGACGCATACGAGCCCAGTTCAGGTGCGAACTATGTTAAATCAAAAGCCGCCTATTCGCATGATAGCGCCAGGCACGGTCTTTAGACGTGATATGGACTTAACGCATACACCGATGTTTCATCAGGTTGAGGGCCTTGTAGTGGAGGACGCTGAGAAAGTTAGCTTTGCAAATTTAAAATCAATGCTAGAGGGCTTTTTAAAACACATGTTTGGCGACGTTGAAGTGCGTTTTCGCCCTAGCTTTTTCCCATTTACGGAGCCTAGCGCAGAGGTTGATATTAGTTGTATATTTTGCCATGGCAAGGGCTGCAGGGTGTGCAAGCAGACTACTTGGCTTGAGGTGCTTGGATGCGGCGTCGTTGATCCAAATGTATTTAAGGCGGTTGGCTATAAAAATGTAAGTGGATATGCCTTTGGTCTTGGCGTTGAGAGATTTGCGATGTTGCTTCATAGAGTGCCTGATCTAAGGTCACTTTTTGAGGGAGATTTAAGATTGTTGGAGCAGTTTAAATGA